One window of the Luteolibacter sp. Y139 genome contains the following:
- a CDS encoding site-2 protease family protein: MVDPLAPTANRCGGCASEVATGLLACPGCGALVHAVELKSLAAEASSAATPLDALTRWRRALELLPANTRQHAAVRERIEALTREVDQGPVEVKPSERSTAPRKKGLAGVLVAIGAVLLKFKSLLILLLTKGKLLLLGLTKGSTFISMFAAFGVYWTMFGWKFAAGLVLSIYVHEMGHVWMLRKFGIQASAPMFIPGLGAVVRLKQQLPTAPEDARVGLAGPVWGFAAALVCWLFSIGFHSPLFAALAHVGAWINLFNLTPVWQLDGSRAFRSLTRVHRWIAVAGVAASFAFSREPWLLLILAVGAFRAFEKDVTEEPDTQALGEYLFLIVALSALTMVSANV; encoded by the coding sequence ATGGTTGATCCACTCGCACCGACGGCGAATCGATGCGGCGGCTGCGCGAGCGAGGTGGCGACCGGGCTTCTTGCGTGCCCGGGATGTGGCGCGCTGGTTCATGCGGTGGAGCTGAAGAGCCTGGCGGCTGAAGCGTCTTCAGCCGCGACGCCATTGGACGCGCTAACACGCTGGCGGCGTGCGTTGGAGTTGCTGCCCGCGAATACGAGGCAGCATGCCGCCGTGCGGGAGCGGATCGAAGCGCTCACCCGCGAGGTCGACCAAGGGCCTGTGGAGGTGAAGCCGTCTGAGCGATCCACGGCTCCCAGAAAGAAAGGGCTCGCTGGGGTATTGGTCGCGATCGGCGCGGTGCTTCTGAAGTTCAAGTCGCTGCTCATCCTCCTGCTGACGAAGGGCAAGCTGCTGCTGCTCGGGTTGACGAAGGGCAGCACCTTCATTTCGATGTTCGCCGCATTCGGCGTGTATTGGACGATGTTCGGATGGAAGTTCGCGGCCGGTCTCGTGCTCTCGATTTACGTCCACGAGATGGGACACGTGTGGATGCTGAGGAAATTCGGCATCCAGGCCAGTGCGCCGATGTTCATTCCAGGGCTCGGTGCTGTTGTGCGGCTCAAGCAGCAATTGCCAACGGCTCCTGAGGACGCACGCGTTGGCTTGGCCGGACCCGTATGGGGCTTTGCTGCGGCGCTGGTTTGCTGGCTGTTTTCAATCGGGTTTCATTCGCCGCTCTTCGCTGCGCTGGCGCATGTGGGGGCGTGGATCAATCTCTTCAACCTGACGCCGGTATGGCAGCTCGATGGCTCGCGAGCCTTCCGCTCGCTTACCCGGGTGCATCGATGGATCGCCGTCGCGGGAGTGGCTGCTTCGTTCGCGTTCTCGCGTGAGCCTTGGCTGCTGCTGATCCTTGCGGTCGGTGCCTTCCGGGCCTTTGAAAAGGACGTGACCGAGGAGCCTGATACCCAGGCATTGGGAGAATATCTGTTCCTAATCGTGGCGCTCTCCGCGCTGACGATGGTGTCCGCGAACGTGTGA
- a CDS encoding YciI family protein, which produces MYIADPQKLPSGVFLYTLRPVRPAMLAEGPTAEEQALAGAHWQYSIDLLKRGVVVFGGRTMTRDSSSFAPVVIRAASMEAARAIVEGDPAVAGGVFHAEIFPFQPMLMGEWPQESATVTSGGVSYD; this is translated from the coding sequence ATGTACATCGCCGATCCCCAAAAGCTTCCGTCGGGTGTCTTCCTCTATACGTTGCGCCCGGTCCGGCCCGCCATGCTTGCCGAGGGGCCGACGGCTGAGGAGCAGGCATTGGCCGGAGCGCACTGGCAGTATTCGATCGATCTGCTGAAGCGCGGGGTGGTGGTCTTCGGTGGGCGGACGATGACGCGGGACAGCAGCAGCTTCGCGCCGGTGGTGATCCGGGCGGCTTCCATGGAAGCCGCGCGTGCGATCGTGGAGGGAGATCCCGCTGTTGCCGGCGGGGTGTTCCATGCCGAGATCTTTCCCTTCCAGCCGATGCTGATGGGGGAATGGCCGCAGGAATCGGCGACCGTGACATCGGGCGGTGTATCCTACGATTGA
- the ligA gene encoding NAD-dependent DNA ligase LigA → MDDLFDQPAPETRILELRTELERHNRLYYLDAAPEISDAEYDKLFRELEALEAKHPEFDDENSPTRRVGGAPLESFQQVRHLVPMLSIDDVFELKPTDEPQEGFVAEAELIDFYKRLQKNLGREHVAVTVEPKIDGVAVSLVYRDGKLAYAATRGDGTTGDDITNNVRTIRAVPLTLAGSFPSLLEVRGEIFMPNEAFAAMNAERDEAGLPTFVNPRNATAGTLKQLDPKMVANRPLAFLAHGLGAYDGPELATEQEFHALLDATGIPRNHPIKTAETLENLLDAVRRIDTERHDLGYGTDGAVVKVLSRAEREKLGYTSRAPRWAAAYKFLPEQKETLLKDITVQVGRTGVLTPVAELEPVFVSGTTVSRATLHNEEEIQRKDIRLGDTVIVEKAGEIIPAVVRVITEKRSPGSKPFSLLDHIGGKCPSCGGPVAKEEGFVAWRCSNFECPAQARSKIKQFSSRKALDIEGVGETVADALVNRGLCRTPLDLFALEAEQLANLNLGTDEEPRRFGEKNATKVIEALERAKEKPLDRWLYAMGIRQVGESASKELARLHPDLVAVASSPILQKVADISRWESERKIVSPKNKELPPADDEDKQARQKQHDELKARIDEGARELAPYRLSPDAGTVVAESVTSFFASEAGKHVIEKMEELAIHPASGNYAPKPAEADLSSLPLTGKTFVITGTLSMDRDEMKSYLESKGAKVSGSVSAKTDYVLAGEGGGSKRDKAEKLGVKVIGEEDLAALLG, encoded by the coding sequence ATGGACGACCTCTTCGACCAGCCCGCCCCGGAAACCCGCATCCTCGAACTGCGCACCGAACTCGAGCGCCACAACCGGCTCTACTACCTCGATGCCGCGCCGGAAATCTCCGATGCTGAATACGACAAGCTGTTCCGCGAACTGGAGGCTCTTGAAGCCAAGCACCCTGAGTTCGATGACGAGAACTCGCCCACCCGTCGCGTCGGCGGCGCCCCGCTCGAAAGCTTCCAGCAGGTCCGCCACCTCGTGCCGATGCTCAGCATCGATGACGTCTTCGAGCTCAAGCCCACGGACGAACCGCAGGAGGGCTTCGTGGCTGAGGCCGAGCTGATCGACTTTTACAAACGTCTGCAGAAAAACCTCGGCCGCGAGCACGTCGCCGTGACCGTGGAGCCGAAGATCGACGGCGTGGCAGTGTCGCTCGTCTATCGCGACGGCAAGCTCGCCTACGCCGCCACCCGCGGCGACGGCACCACCGGCGATGACATCACGAATAACGTCCGGACCATCCGCGCCGTGCCGCTGACACTGGCTGGATCTTTCCCTTCTCTTCTCGAGGTGCGCGGCGAGATCTTCATGCCGAATGAAGCCTTCGCCGCAATGAATGCCGAGCGCGACGAGGCGGGCCTTCCCACCTTCGTCAATCCCCGCAATGCCACCGCGGGCACGCTCAAGCAGCTCGATCCGAAGATGGTGGCGAATCGCCCGCTTGCGTTCCTTGCCCACGGCCTCGGTGCCTATGATGGGCCGGAGCTTGCGACCGAACAGGAGTTCCATGCCTTGCTCGATGCCACCGGCATCCCGCGCAACCACCCGATCAAAACCGCGGAAACGCTGGAGAACCTGCTGGACGCCGTGCGACGGATCGATACCGAGCGCCACGACCTCGGCTACGGCACGGATGGTGCGGTGGTGAAGGTCCTGTCCCGCGCTGAACGTGAGAAACTCGGCTATACGTCCCGCGCGCCGCGCTGGGCCGCTGCCTACAAGTTCCTGCCGGAACAGAAGGAAACCCTGCTCAAGGACATCACCGTGCAGGTAGGGCGAACCGGGGTTCTAACACCCGTCGCGGAACTGGAGCCGGTCTTCGTTTCCGGCACCACCGTTTCCCGGGCGACCCTGCACAATGAAGAAGAAATCCAGCGCAAGGACATCCGCCTCGGCGACACGGTGATCGTGGAGAAGGCCGGCGAGATCATTCCCGCGGTTGTTAGGGTGATAACGGAGAAGCGTTCACCCGGTTCAAAACCCTTTTCGCTACTGGATCACATCGGCGGCAAGTGCCCCTCATGCGGCGGTCCGGTCGCGAAGGAAGAAGGCTTCGTCGCCTGGCGCTGCTCGAACTTCGAGTGTCCCGCCCAGGCACGGTCGAAGATCAAGCAGTTCTCATCCCGCAAGGCGCTCGATATCGAGGGTGTCGGCGAGACGGTCGCAGATGCGTTGGTCAATCGCGGCCTCTGCCGCACGCCCCTCGATCTCTTCGCGCTGGAGGCGGAGCAACTCGCCAACCTCAACCTCGGCACCGATGAAGAACCGCGGCGCTTCGGTGAGAAGAACGCCACCAAGGTCATCGAAGCTCTGGAGCGCGCGAAGGAAAAGCCGCTCGATCGCTGGCTCTACGCCATGGGGATCCGCCAGGTCGGAGAATCGGCATCGAAGGAACTTGCCCGCCTTCACCCCGATCTCGTCGCTGTTGCTTCGAGCCCGATCCTCCAGAAAGTCGCCGACATTTCACGATGGGAGTCAGAGCGGAAAATCGTGTCGCCCAAGAACAAGGAGCTTCCTCCTGCCGACGACGAGGACAAGCAGGCGCGTCAGAAGCAGCACGACGAACTCAAGGCCAGGATTGATGAAGGTGCCAGAGAGCTTGCCCCCTATCGCCTGTCCCCAGACGCCGGGACCGTGGTTGCGGAAAGCGTCACCTCGTTCTTCGCATCCGAGGCGGGCAAGCACGTGATCGAGAAAATGGAGGAACTCGCCATTCACCCGGCTTCCGGCAACTACGCACCGAAGCCAGCCGAGGCCGACCTTTCCTCCCTGCCACTCACCGGCAAGACCTTCGTCATCACCGGAACGCTCTCGATGGACCGGGATGAAATGAAGAGCTACCTCGAATCCAAAGGCGCGAAGGTCTCGGGATCGGTCTCGGCGAAAACCGACTACGTGCTCGCGGGCGAAGGTGGCGGCTCGAAGCGCGACAAGGCGGAGAAGCTCGGCGTGAAGGTGATCGGCGAGGAGGATCTTGCCGCCTTGCTCGGCTAG
- a CDS encoding LysR substrate-binding domain-containing protein: MDCSFRELECFLAVAEELSFTRAAKRLNLAQPPLSRHIRTLEEKIGADLFIRGTRGVSLTAAGDRFYEDTRTIPGKLSRASEAAKRTAAGEIARLRIGFVSAVMSDDVLSVLRRFRTASPGVQILLQDVPPNDQLKAIMEGKLDGGFVGIEEPRDQGGIEVIPWFKEALECFVPEDHPLAKRSRIALAELAGEPFVAVDHRAAPSFSNLVRRLCGDAGFRPRVILESPRAQAVAVMVAAGSGIAILPSALAKVAGSGVRAIPLKKRPSITHHFARRSGKPDVTMRTFVGVLKKS; encoded by the coding sequence ATGGATTGCTCATTTCGAGAACTGGAGTGCTTCCTGGCAGTTGCGGAGGAGCTGTCGTTCACCCGCGCCGCCAAGAGACTGAATCTCGCCCAGCCCCCCCTTTCCCGGCACATCCGGACGCTAGAGGAAAAGATCGGGGCGGACCTGTTCATTCGCGGAACCCGCGGGGTCTCGCTCACCGCGGCGGGAGATCGATTTTACGAGGACACCCGGACCATCCCCGGCAAGCTTTCCCGGGCCAGCGAGGCGGCCAAGCGCACCGCCGCCGGGGAGATCGCTCGGCTGCGCATCGGCTTCGTCAGTGCGGTGATGAGTGATGACGTGCTCTCCGTGCTCCGCCGCTTCCGCACCGCCTCGCCCGGAGTGCAAATCCTGCTACAGGACGTGCCACCGAACGACCAGCTGAAGGCCATCATGGAGGGCAAACTCGATGGAGGTTTCGTTGGCATCGAGGAACCACGCGACCAAGGTGGGATCGAAGTCATCCCGTGGTTCAAGGAGGCACTCGAGTGCTTCGTGCCGGAGGACCACCCGCTCGCGAAACGGAGCCGTATCGCACTCGCCGAACTCGCCGGCGAACCGTTCGTCGCTGTGGATCACAGGGCCGCACCCTCGTTCTCGAATCTGGTCCGGCGTCTCTGTGGCGATGCGGGCTTCCGTCCACGCGTGATCCTTGAGTCGCCGCGTGCCCAAGCGGTCGCCGTGATGGTCGCCGCAGGATCCGGCATCGCCATCCTGCCCTCGGCACTCGCGAAGGTGGCAGGCAGCGGAGTCCGGGCGATTCCACTGAAGAAACGCCCGTCGATCACCCATCACTTCGCAAGGAGATCAGGCAAGCCCGACGTCACGATGCGGACGTTCGTGGGAGTCTTGAAGAAGAGCTGA
- a CDS encoding alpha/beta hydrolase family protein has product MKSIAARVLAMVATIGFASAEAYDPLKVPAAEIVSKTFEVKDAGRDRTLPIRVYLPEGKSAAPVVIFSHGLGGSRDNNPYLGNHWARRGYAVVFVQHPGSDESVWKDAPGLEKMTALKEAASIENYLARAKDVPVVIDALAAWNKETGHALAGRLDLERLGMSGHSFGAQTTQALAGQGDRPRLSLVEPRIDAAVMMSPSPPRVGDPAKAFANVKIPCLLMTGTRDESPIGNTTPEDRLKVFPALQQAPAWEVVFDQATHMDFGQRGRAEDTSRYHKAILALTTAFWDAELKGDSEAKAWLNGEGAKSVLVAADRWEANGKAKE; this is encoded by the coding sequence ATGAAATCGATTGCCGCGAGGGTCTTGGCCATGGTCGCCACGATAGGGTTCGCCTCTGCCGAAGCCTATGATCCGCTGAAGGTGCCCGCGGCGGAGATTGTTTCGAAGACCTTCGAGGTGAAGGACGCCGGGCGAGACCGCACGCTGCCGATCCGTGTCTACTTGCCGGAGGGAAAGTCGGCAGCTCCGGTGGTGATCTTTTCCCACGGTCTGGGCGGCTCGCGGGACAACAATCCCTACCTCGGGAATCACTGGGCGCGGCGCGGCTATGCCGTGGTCTTCGTCCAGCATCCCGGCAGCGACGAGAGCGTCTGGAAGGATGCCCCGGGCTTGGAAAAAATGACCGCGCTCAAGGAGGCGGCATCGATCGAAAACTATCTGGCCCGCGCCAAGGATGTGCCGGTGGTCATTGATGCGCTGGCTGCTTGGAACAAGGAGACGGGGCATGCTTTGGCCGGGCGGCTGGATCTGGAGCGTCTCGGGATGTCGGGCCACTCCTTCGGTGCGCAGACGACCCAGGCGCTGGCGGGGCAGGGAGATCGCCCGCGGTTGTCGCTGGTCGAGCCTCGCATCGATGCCGCCGTGATGATGAGCCCGTCCCCGCCCAGGGTCGGCGATCCGGCGAAGGCCTTTGCCAACGTCAAGATTCCCTGTTTGCTGATGACGGGGACGCGCGATGAGAGTCCAATCGGGAATACCACTCCGGAGGACCGGCTGAAGGTTTTCCCGGCTCTCCAACAGGCCCCGGCGTGGGAGGTGGTCTTCGATCAAGCGACCCACATGGACTTCGGCCAGCGGGGAAGAGCGGAAGATACCTCCCGCTATCACAAGGCTATCCTCGCCCTGACGACTGCCTTCTGGGATGCAGAGCTGAAGGGCGATTCTGAAGCCAAGGCGTGGCTCAATGGCGAAGGCGCGAAGTCGGTGCTGGTTGCTGCCGACCGCTGGGAAGCCAATGGGAAGGCGAAGGAGTGA
- a CDS encoding c-type cytochrome domain-containing protein, whose product MTDSETPRRSVTGPIFLTLCGLLVIAALASVPFVAGPPPEDGLPDMARFLGHFHPVFLHLPIGMLLLVLVLEIGHFIPRNRAGYSTRMAMFFAAASAVVATILGLLLYYGAGTYRDEIAQRHLYGGIIFSCGMVAAFVVKVWVDMAAGKGTWLYWILLLGSTGVMGLAAHDGGSLTHGPEYLTTYAPNSVRKMIGLPEKAEKKSKGKKPELAAAPGDGEKPTAPKAAAVQTSGDPVVYTGIINPILEQKCYGCHSADQKVKGKYRMEEYDLLVKGGSEGDGIVHGKSKDSNIVVRVELPMDEDEHMPPSDKKDLQLGAHEITLIKWWIDSGASKDAKLSELKPTDEIKAAIAKLVPPEVLAQQKAAAEQEVKQAAEKRDSVKADVERLRKEFPAALNFESQASSGLVFTAVSMRKDFGDADLAKLQPVMPAMVSLDLSASTVTDNSAKIIAGAAELKSLRLAETAVTDAVLESVAKLPKLESLNLYGTQVTNEGILKLGELKNLKKLYLWQTKVDAAGVEAFKAKLPGCEVVMGL is encoded by the coding sequence ATGACCGACTCTGAGACTCCGCGACGTTCCGTTACCGGCCCTATTTTCCTGACCCTCTGCGGGTTGTTGGTGATCGCCGCCCTTGCGTCCGTGCCCTTTGTGGCGGGCCCGCCGCCGGAGGATGGCTTGCCGGACATGGCGAGGTTCCTGGGGCACTTCCATCCGGTTTTCCTGCACTTGCCGATCGGCATGCTGCTGCTGGTGCTGGTGCTGGAGATCGGCCACTTCATCCCGCGGAACCGCGCCGGCTACTCGACGCGGATGGCGATGTTCTTCGCTGCGGCATCCGCCGTGGTTGCCACCATCCTCGGACTCCTGCTTTACTACGGTGCGGGCACTTATCGCGATGAGATCGCCCAGCGCCACCTTTACGGCGGCATCATCTTCTCCTGCGGCATGGTCGCGGCCTTTGTCGTGAAGGTCTGGGTCGACATGGCGGCGGGCAAGGGGACCTGGCTCTACTGGATCCTGCTGCTCGGCAGCACGGGCGTGATGGGATTGGCCGCGCATGACGGGGGTTCACTAACCCACGGTCCTGAATATCTTACCACCTACGCCCCCAATTCCGTCCGCAAGATGATCGGCTTGCCGGAAAAGGCGGAGAAGAAGAGCAAGGGTAAGAAGCCCGAATTGGCTGCCGCTCCTGGCGATGGGGAGAAGCCTACGGCTCCCAAGGCTGCCGCGGTTCAAACCTCCGGAGATCCGGTGGTGTATACCGGTATCATCAACCCGATCCTGGAGCAGAAGTGCTACGGCTGCCACAGCGCCGATCAGAAGGTGAAGGGCAAGTATCGCATGGAGGAATATGACCTCCTCGTGAAGGGCGGTTCGGAAGGCGATGGCATTGTCCATGGCAAGTCCAAGGACAGCAATATCGTCGTCCGCGTCGAACTCCCGATGGACGAGGACGAGCACATGCCGCCCTCGGACAAGAAAGATCTCCAACTCGGTGCGCATGAGATCACACTCATCAAGTGGTGGATCGACAGCGGCGCCTCGAAGGATGCGAAGCTTTCCGAGCTCAAGCCAACCGACGAAATCAAGGCGGCGATCGCGAAGCTGGTGCCACCTGAAGTACTGGCGCAGCAGAAGGCTGCGGCCGAGCAGGAGGTCAAGCAGGCCGCCGAGAAGCGCGACTCCGTGAAGGCCGACGTCGAGCGTCTGCGCAAGGAATTCCCGGCCGCGCTCAACTTCGAATCACAGGCCTCCAGTGGTCTCGTCTTCACCGCGGTCAGCATGCGCAAGGACTTCGGCGACGCTGATCTGGCCAAGCTCCAGCCGGTGATGCCGGCAATGGTATCGCTCGATCTCTCGGCCAGCACAGTGACCGACAACAGCGCGAAGATCATCGCCGGTGCGGCTGAACTGAAGTCGCTGCGTCTAGCCGAGACGGCGGTGACCGATGCGGTGTTGGAATCGGTGGCGAAGCTGCCCAAGCTGGAGTCGCTCAACCTCTACGGCACCCAGGTGACGAACGAGGGGATCCTCAAGCTGGGCGAGCTGAAAAATCTCAAGAAGCTCTACCTGTGGCAGACCAAGGTCGATGCCGCTGGAGTTGAGGCGTTCAAGGCGAAGCTGCCGGGCTGCGAGGTCGTGATGGGACTGTAA
- the ilvD gene encoding dihydroxy-acid dehydratase, producing MAISDTIKKGAIRAPHRSLLRATGAIQSEEDWDKPFIAVANSFVQIIPGHAHLDVVGRKVRDAIRAAGGVPFEFNCIGVDDGIAMGHGGMRYSLASREIIADSIEIMLRAHCFDGVVCIPNCDKIVPGMMMGAARVNIPAVFVSGGPMRSGKNPLTGDSLDLASVFEAVGRLSTNAITEEQLDAIERNACPTCGSCSGMFTANSMNCLCEALGIALPGNASILATDPARDVLFERAGRTIVRLVRDGVRPSDILTREAFRNAIALDMAMGGSSNTILHTLAVAKEAGVPLSMRDFDEMAGQVPHLCKVAPSGKHYMEDIDRAGGIFAILKTLAGLPGILHADALTVSGLTIGETLSVGEVRDADVIRPLDRAYSSKGGLAVLHGNIAPNGCVVKSAGVSPSMMKFTGPAVVFESGEDATTGILTGQVKAGDVVVIRHEGPKGGPGMPEMLAPTSAIVGRGLSECVALITDGRFSGATRGGAIGHVSPEAAAGGPIALVEAGDLIEIDIPNRSLQLLVAHEVLALRRLRWQPPEPKSRTGYLARYAALVGGADQGAVLSV from the coding sequence ATGGCGATCAGCGACACCATCAAGAAGGGAGCCATCCGTGCTCCGCACCGCAGCCTCCTGCGTGCCACCGGGGCAATCCAGTCGGAGGAAGATTGGGACAAGCCGTTCATCGCGGTGGCGAATTCCTTCGTCCAGATCATCCCGGGCCATGCGCATCTGGATGTGGTAGGCCGGAAGGTGAGGGATGCGATCCGGGCGGCTGGGGGCGTGCCGTTCGAGTTCAATTGCATCGGCGTGGATGACGGGATCGCGATGGGTCACGGCGGCATGCGCTACTCGTTGGCATCGCGCGAGATCATCGCGGACAGCATCGAGATCATGCTCCGCGCGCACTGCTTCGATGGGGTGGTGTGCATTCCGAACTGCGACAAGATCGTGCCGGGTATGATGATGGGCGCGGCGCGGGTGAACATCCCGGCGGTATTCGTGTCGGGCGGACCAATGCGCTCCGGCAAGAACCCGCTCACCGGGGACTCGCTCGATCTCGCTTCGGTATTTGAGGCGGTGGGCCGCCTGTCGACGAATGCGATCACCGAGGAGCAACTTGACGCGATCGAACGCAACGCGTGTCCCACCTGTGGCTCGTGCTCCGGGATGTTCACCGCGAATTCGATGAACTGCCTTTGCGAAGCGCTAGGGATCGCATTGCCGGGCAATGCCTCCATCCTCGCGACCGATCCCGCGCGCGACGTTCTCTTCGAGCGAGCCGGCCGGACCATCGTGCGGCTGGTCCGGGATGGGGTGAGGCCGTCCGACATTCTCACGCGTGAGGCCTTCCGGAATGCCATCGCGCTCGACATGGCGATGGGTGGTTCTTCCAACACGATCCTCCACACGCTTGCGGTGGCGAAGGAAGCCGGCGTGCCGCTCAGCATGCGGGACTTCGACGAGATGGCCGGCCAAGTGCCGCATTTGTGCAAGGTGGCACCTTCGGGAAAACACTACATGGAGGATATCGATAGGGCGGGAGGGATCTTTGCGATCCTCAAGACCTTGGCCGGTTTGCCGGGGATTCTTCACGCGGATGCGTTGACCGTGAGCGGGCTGACCATCGGCGAGACACTGTCGGTAGGAGAGGTGAGGGATGCCGACGTCATCCGGCCGCTTGACCGTGCCTATTCATCCAAGGGTGGGCTGGCGGTGCTCCATGGAAACATCGCGCCCAACGGCTGCGTGGTGAAGTCCGCGGGCGTGAGCCCCTCGATGATGAAGTTCACCGGCCCGGCTGTAGTTTTCGAATCCGGCGAAGACGCCACGACAGGCATCCTCACCGGACAAGTGAAGGCCGGGGACGTGGTGGTGATCCGCCACGAAGGGCCGAAGGGTGGTCCGGGCATGCCAGAGATGCTTGCACCCACTTCAGCGATCGTCGGGCGCGGGCTATCCGAATGCGTGGCGCTCATCACCGATGGGCGTTTCTCCGGAGCCACCCGTGGTGGGGCGATTGGCCACGTCTCGCCGGAAGCAGCCGCCGGTGGCCCCATCGCCCTGGTGGAGGCCGGCGACCTCATTGAGATCGATATCCCGAATCGCAGCCTTCAGCTGCTTGTCGCGCACGAGGTGCTCGCGCTACGGCGCCTCCGCTGGCAGCCGCCTGAACCCAAGTCGCGCACTGGCTACCTCGCTCGATACGCAGCCCTCGTCGGCGGTGCAGACCAAGGTGCGGTGTTGTCCGTGTAG
- a CDS encoding PTS sugar transporter subunit IIA gives MKLANLLTPERIILEMTAGEHWPTIVELIDQLVSCSALPGEMREEILAALKIREEQVSTGVGHGVAIPHAFSEKLDKVITIFGRSKAGIDFESLDGKPVHFVILFLVPKKDYHLHLQTLAAIAKMFTNAEIRRRLGEAGCHQEILDIFAGKPPKAAGMA, from the coding sequence ATGAAGTTGGCCAACCTGCTTACCCCCGAAAGAATCATCCTAGAGATGACTGCCGGGGAGCATTGGCCCACCATCGTGGAGCTGATTGACCAGCTTGTGTCCTGCTCGGCGCTGCCGGGAGAGATGCGTGAGGAGATTCTCGCCGCGCTGAAGATCCGCGAAGAGCAGGTGAGCACTGGAGTCGGGCACGGCGTTGCCATTCCGCATGCCTTTTCCGAGAAGCTCGACAAGGTGATCACCATCTTCGGGCGTTCCAAGGCGGGCATCGATTTCGAGTCGCTGGACGGCAAGCCGGTCCACTTCGTGATCCTGTTCCTGGTGCCGAAGAAGGACTACCACCTGCACCTGCAGACGCTGGCGGCGATCGCCAAGATGTTCACGAACGCCGAGATCCGACGACGACTTGGCGAGGCTGGCTGCCACCAGGAGATCCTCGATATCTTCGCTGGCAAGCCGCCGAAGGCCGCCGGGATGGCTTGA